In one Maniola jurtina chromosome 13, ilManJurt1.1, whole genome shotgun sequence genomic region, the following are encoded:
- the LOC123870651 gene encoding MAP kinase-activated protein kinase 2 isoform X2: MNINSRTPKTTPITDDYDISNTVLGLGINGKVVECHEKRTGMKRALKVLHDSTKARREVELHWRASGCIHIVEIIDVYDNTYGGKRCLLVVMECMDGGELFQRIQDNREGAFTERQAAEIMHSICVAVRHLHDSNIAHRDIKPENLLYTSMEPNAILKLTDFGFAKETLTQADTLQTPCYTPYYVAPEVLGPEKYDKSCDIWSVGVVMYILLCGFPPFYSNHGLAISPGMKKRIRLGQYDFPEPEWSNVSAEAKNLIRGMLSVDPAKRLTIHQVMASPWIRQYTQVPQTPLYTHTLLRDAGEAWADVQDEMTRSLATMRVDYDQVQIKALEQSNNSLLNKRRNKVGA, encoded by the exons GTTGTAGAATGCCACGAGAAACGCACGGGCATGAAGCGAGCGCTGAAAGTTCTGCACGACAGCACCAAAGCGCGGCGGGAGGTGGAACTGCATTGGAGAGCGAGCGGGTGCATTCATATTGTTGAG atcatCGACGTATACGACAACACATACGGTGGCAAGCGATGCCTGCTTGTTGTGATGGAGTGCATGGATGGCGGAGAGCTGTTCCAAAGAATACAAGACAACAGAGAGGGCGCCTTCACTGAAAGACAGGCTGCTGAG ataatgCACTCAATATGCGTAGCAGTCCGTCATTTACACGACTCGAATATAGCACACCGCGACATCAAACCTGAGAACCTTCTATACACGAGTATGGAACCCAACGCGATACTCAAACTGACTGACTTCGGCTTCGCCAAG GAGACGCTCACACAGGCGGATACCCTGCAGACTCCTTGCTATACACCCTACTATGTCGCACCAGAG gtGCTAGGTCCAGAAAAATATGACAAATCGTGTGACATATGGTCAGTAGGTGTGGTCATGTACATTCTTCTCTGCGGATTCCCTCCTTTCTACTCCAATCACGGGCTGGCGATATCACCCGGTATGAAAAAG CGTATAAGACTAGGCCAGTACGATTTCCCAGAGCCGGAATGGTCTAACGTGTCCGCTGAAGCCAAAAACCTGATTCGTGGCATGTTGTCTGTTGACCCTGCTAAACGTTTGACAATACATCAG GTTATGGCAAGTCCGTGGATACGTCAATACACCCAAGTGCCGCAAACTCCACTTTACACGCACACGTTGCTGCGCGACGCGGGCGAGGCGTGGGCGGACGTGCAGGACGAGATGACGCGCTCGCTGGCCACGATGCGAGTCGACTATGACCAG GTGCAAATAAAAGCGCTAGAGCAAAGCAACAATTCGCTCCTCAACAAACGACGGAACAAAGTGGGTGCCTGA
- the LOC123870651 gene encoding MAP kinase-activated protein kinase 2 isoform X3: MNINSRTPKTTPITDDYDISNTVLGLGINGKVVECHEKRTGMKRALKVLHDSTKARREVELHWRASGCIHIVEIIDVYDNTYGGKRCLLVVMECMDGGELFQRIQDNREGAFTERQAAEIMHSICVAVRHLHDSNIAHRDIKPENLLYTSMEPNAILKLTDFGFAKETLTQADTLQTPCYTPYYVAPEVLGPEKYDKSCDIWSVGVVMYILLCGFPPFYSNHGLAISPGMKKRIRLGQYDFPEPEWSNVSAEAKNLIRGMLSVDPAKRLTIHQVMASPWIRQYTQVPQTPLYTHTLLRDAGEAWADVQDEMTRSLATMRVDYDQVQIKALEQSNNSLLNKRRNKVGA; this comes from the exons GTTGTAGAATGCCACGAGAAACGCACGGGCATGAAGCGAGCGCTGAAAGTTCTGCACGACAGCACCAAAGCGCGGCGGGAGGTGGAACTGCATTGGAGAGCGAGCGGGTGCATTCATATTGTTGAG atcatCGACGTATACGACAACACATACGGTGGCAAGCGATGCCTGCTTGTTGTGATGGAGTGCATGGATGGCGGAGAGCTGTTCCAAAGAATACAAGACAACAGAGAGGGCGCCTTCACTGAAAGACAGGCTGCTGAG ataatgCACTCAATATGCGTAGCAGTCCGTCATTTACACGACTCGAATATAGCACACCGCGACATCAAACCTGAGAACCTTCTATACACGAGTATGGAACCCAACGCGATACTCAAACTGACTGACTTCGGCTTCGCCAAGGAGACGCTCACACAG GCGGATACCCTGCAGACTCCTTGCTATACACCCTACTATGTCGCACCAGAG gtGCTAGGTCCAGAAAAATATGACAAATCGTGTGACATATGGTCAGTAGGTGTGGTCATGTACATTCTTCTCTGCGGATTCCCTCCTTTCTACTCCAATCACGGGCTGGCGATATCACCCGGTATGAAAAAG CGTATAAGACTAGGCCAGTACGATTTCCCAGAGCCGGAATGGTCTAACGTGTCCGCTGAAGCCAAAAACCTGATTCGTGGCATGTTGTCTGTTGACCCTGCTAAACGTTTGACAATACATCAG GTTATGGCAAGTCCGTGGATACGTCAATACACCCAAGTGCCGCAAACTCCACTTTACACGCACACGTTGCTGCGCGACGCGGGCGAGGCGTGGGCGGACGTGCAGGACGAGATGACGCGCTCGCTGGCCACGATGCGAGTCGACTATGACCAG GTGCAAATAAAAGCGCTAGAGCAAAGCAACAATTCGCTCCTCAACAAACGACGGAACAAAGTGGGTGCCTGA
- the LOC123870651 gene encoding MAP kinase-activated protein kinase 2 isoform X1, whose amino-acid sequence MNINSRTPKTTPITDDYDISNTVLGLGINGKVVECHEKRTGMKRALKVLHDSTKARREVELHWRASGCIHIVEIIDVYDNTYGGKRCLLVVMECMDGGELFQRIQDNREGAFTERQAAEIMHSICVAVRHLHDSNIAHRDIKPENLLYTSMEPNAILKLTDFGFAKETLTQADTLQTPCYTPYYVAPEVLGPEKYDKSCDIWSVGVVMYILLCGFPPFYSNHGLAISPGMKKRIRLGQYDFPEPEWSNVSAEAKNLIRGMLSVDPAKRLTIHQVMASPWIRQYTQVPQTPLYTHTLLRDAGEAWADVQDEMTRSLATMRVDYDQVQIKALEQSNNSLLNKRRNKVGA is encoded by the exons GTTGTAGAATGCCACGAGAAACGCACGGGCATGAAGCGAGCGCTGAAAGTTCTGCACGACAGCACCAAAGCGCGGCGGGAGGTGGAACTGCATTGGAGAGCGAGCGGGTGCATTCATATTGTTGAG atcatCGACGTATACGACAACACATACGGTGGCAAGCGATGCCTGCTTGTTGTGATGGAGTGCATGGATGGCGGAGAGCTGTTCCAAAGAATACAAGACAACAGAGAGGGCGCCTTCACTGAAAGACAGGCTGCTGAG ataatgCACTCAATATGCGTAGCAGTCCGTCATTTACACGACTCGAATATAGCACACCGCGACATCAAACCTGAGAACCTTCTATACACGAGTATGGAACCCAACGCGATACTCAAACTGACTGACTTCGGCTTCGCCAAGGAGACGCTCACACAGGCGGATACCCTGCAGACTCCTTGCTATACACCCTACTATGTCGCACCAGAG gtGCTAGGTCCAGAAAAATATGACAAATCGTGTGACATATGGTCAGTAGGTGTGGTCATGTACATTCTTCTCTGCGGATTCCCTCCTTTCTACTCCAATCACGGGCTGGCGATATCACCCGGTATGAAAAAG CGTATAAGACTAGGCCAGTACGATTTCCCAGAGCCGGAATGGTCTAACGTGTCCGCTGAAGCCAAAAACCTGATTCGTGGCATGTTGTCTGTTGACCCTGCTAAACGTTTGACAATACATCAG GTTATGGCAAGTCCGTGGATACGTCAATACACCCAAGTGCCGCAAACTCCACTTTACACGCACACGTTGCTGCGCGACGCGGGCGAGGCGTGGGCGGACGTGCAGGACGAGATGACGCGCTCGCTGGCCACGATGCGAGTCGACTATGACCAG GTGCAAATAAAAGCGCTAGAGCAAAGCAACAATTCGCTCCTCAACAAACGACGGAACAAAGTGGGTGCCTGA